From the genome of Diabrotica virgifera virgifera chromosome 8, PGI_DIABVI_V3a:
gtgtgtgtgtgtgtgtgtgtgtgtgtgtgtgtgtgtgtgtgtgtgtgtgtgtgtgtgtgtgtgtgtgtgtgtgtgtgtgtgtgtgtgtgtgtgtgtgtgtgtgtgtgtgtgtgtgtgtgtgtgtgtgtgtgtgtgtgtgtgtgtgtgtgtgtgtgtgtgtgtgtgtgtgtgtgtgtgtgtgtgtgtgtgtgtgtgtgtgtgtgtgtgtgtgtgtgtgtgtgtgtgtgtgtgtgtgtgtgtgtgtgtgtgtgtgtgtgtgtgtgtgtgtgtgtgtgtgtgtgtgtgtgtgtgtgtgtgtgtgtgtgtgtgtgtgtgtgtgtgtgtgtgtgtgtgtgtgtgtgtgtgtgtgtgtgtgtgtgtgtgtgtgtgtgtgtgtgtgtgtgtgtgtgtgtgtgtgtgtgtgtgtgtgtgtgtgtgtgtgtgtgtgtgtgtgtgtgtgtgtgtgtgtgtgtgtgtgtgtgtgtgtgtgtgtgtgtgtgtgtgtgtgtgtgtgtgtgtgtgtgtgtgtgtgtgtgtgtgtgtgtgtgtgtgtgtgtgtgtgtgtgtgtgtgtgtgtgtgtgtgtgtgtgtgtgtgtgtgtgtgtgtgtgtgtgtgtgtgtgtgtgtgtgtgtgtgtgtgtgtgtgtgtgtgtgtgtgtgtgtgtgtgtgtgtgtgtgtgtgtgtgtgtgtgtgtgtgtgtgtgtgtgtgtgtgtgtgtgtgtgtgtgtgtgtgtgtgtgtgtgtgtgtgtgtgtgtgtgtgtgtgtgtgtgtgtgtgtgtgtgtgtgtgtgtgtgtgtgtgtgtgtgtgtgtgtgtgtgtgtgtgtgtgtgtgtgtgtgtgtgtgtgtgtgtgtgtgtgtgtttttggCATCAGACAAAGTCTATTTGCCACAAACTATGACGTAAGAAAGATCAAATGTCTACTTTCGTCCTAATCACAAAATGAACTAATATGTCATAGACTCTTTTATCAAATGAAGCAAGGAGTGCTGAAATATTTACTGGAAgaggaaattttatattatttaattccgTCATTAGTTCCAATGTTTCAAGTGTATATTTAGTGCAGTCGAAAAATATAATATGGTTTAAGTCGCCTATCGACATATTATTGCACCTTCATACTACTTATTTGCTCTATTTTATAAAACGTAATATCTTAAAAAAGTCTTATTTTGGTGTTAATTATTAAATATTGCTTTAGCTGGAAGAAAAAACTTACACTCCATTAAAAGCTGTAAATTTTGATTGCTATCCAATTTTGACCAAAATTGACACGAATCTAAATACTGACCATAGAGACTATGAAGACAATGAAGACTTTAGCGAGTCACGTGACACATCCTCATATGTACCCGAAACGGAAATAGAGTCTGAGGGAGGGGAAGAGGAAACTATTATTCCAATTTTTAAGGTAATTTTTTAATACGACATATTTAATCAGTTCAAAAAAGTATTGGATAAATCCTTATTTTAAGTAAAATACAAAATGACAAGTAGATacttattttaaaagatattgcTCAATGtaattctttatttatttatagacATTACTGATTGTGTGTTATTAATTTTAGACCATAAACGTAACTTGCCCTGAATCAACTTTAACAAAGGACGAACCCTCGGAAAAGCCCCATATTTCTAACGTAAGTTAAAGAATTATTAGGTTAATAATTATTAGCAGTCGGGAATCCCTTGTCAGGGCCGCTCTGTCCATACGTGATATAATATATAAGtgatatatatttatgaaaaggCGCTCCGGGTTTTTGGCTAAATAACAAAAAGCGCAAGAACtatcttaacctttaactacacgcgcatcaagttataacataactacacgcgtggcgtactttatacgccacaagaaaatacacttaaaaacagcggatttgtttatttttttttttgaagaaatacatttagttgtttgttataaacattattcggcatcagtgaatacttggagttccttctcagtaagccaattgggatttataactggaatcatggaataactggattccatgataaataaaattactaataatttttttttaaatgtgctttttttacaggagaaaaagtattgtttataaagaaaaatatattttgtgccataatgactaaaaaacaattaaaatatgtacttatattactacttagaTTATTATAATCGTGGTGTATATTgaccaccaccggaaacaacaaattaCTGTCCACCTATTATTGTCCACCAACAAACTGTAAATTATGATCTtctcagaacgccgattataacgaaactaaaaccaaattgtaaatcACATTCCAGTGACAGGTTagatagataaacaaggtcaaaaattaaattttttaatatatgtgcagtagaattcttatatctggcgtacaaaatacgccagcgcgtgtagttaaaggttaaatacaTAATTTACGTTTATGCACGAAAACATCTTTGTCCTCCTTCAATAGTCAAGGACAGCATGCTTAACCATTGTTCCCACTAGCCAGAAGGGCGGATTATGGATTATGAACCCAGAGCCCAGCAATAGGCCAGCGTCATTTACCTGTTATTTATGATTGTCGTTCTTAAACGTGCATAGTTAAAATTTTGTGAAAAGCGGTATATAGGCCAAGGTAGATCCTCTCAAAATagtcaaaattctaaaaaaattttaacagcatTATGCGTACTTTATTTTGTAATTATTCGTTTAAGTACTTGAGGGGAAGTGGATCGGTAAGAAACAAATTTTGAATGGGGGTCGGTGGGGGTGGTTtataggggtggaaaatttgccTTGCGATTTCCGGCTTAGGTTCGcattttttctaataatattgaacgtaaaagttgtaggtattaaaaaatcaaacaacttttgttctatgtatttttcaacataacctcaaaatttacTAGAAAAACGCCAAAAACcacttttttatgtttttcggtgtaactttaacaaaaattatttaaatttaagcaAATTTGGTGGAAATATACCTTTTTgcatctaatattttttaaaaattttttaatggcGAATATCGAACGGTTTCCGAGAAATTTCACTTTTTCATAAAATGACACTATACATTCAATCGAAAAATTTGGTAGCTCAAATTGAGCTTTTTGACTTTTGTAGGTAGGCATTATCTTCGATGAAACGTGTACTTTCAAATGAAAAAAAGGGCACCTTAAGAGAGAATTTTTTTGGAAATCGCAAAAATCCGAAAAAAACGGTTTTTAGGTTATAGAATTTCAGTGATCGTTATAATTTTgaagttatttatttaaatttcggTTCAAACTTTGTAAAACATATTTGttaacattatttataataattttaagttattatttataaacaGTTTTCAATTATTTAAACACGTTCAGTTAATAAaactattgtttaaacaatatttttgcataacattttttttgcaaaattgacatttttgcttggaattttttttttgtattaaaaaaaaacaaatcgaaAGTACTCTATGCAATTTTATGAAAAAGGCGATAGATTTTGAGTAAAAATTCGTTGAAAATTTTAATGAACCAGTTCCAAAAAGAAGTAGGCACAAATAAattgatcaaattttttttgtaaagtgcACGTGTAACaagttttcatttttaattttgtaattaaaacatctgtacaaaattttgaataaaaaaaattaaaattacgttcttttttatttctacgGTCCTGAACACATAAAAACCTAGAGTTATACTAGTCTAccactttttaaaattttcaaagaaTTTTTACTCAAAAGCTATCGCCTTTTTCATAAAATTGCATATATGTAATACTTTcgatttgtttttttaaatacaaaaaaaattttttgaagtaaatatgtcaattttgcaaaaaaattgtatgcaaaaatattgttaaaataatagtTTTATTAACTGATCGTGTTTAAATAATTGAAAACTGTTTATAAATAACTAtgttaacatgttttacaaagtTTGAACCGAAATTTAAGTAAATAACTTCAAAATTATAACGATCACTTAAATTCTATAAcctaaaaaccggtttttttcggttttttttgcGATTTTCAAAAAAATTCTTTCTTAAGGTGACCTTTTTTTTCATTCGAAAGTACACATTTCAACGAAGATAATGCCCACCTACAAAAGTTAAAAAGCTCAATTTGAGCTACCAAATTTTTCGATTGAAATTTCTCGGAAACCGTTCAATATCcgccattaaaaaaaattaaaaaaaatattagatgCAAAAAGGTATATTTCCCGGAATTtggttaaatttaaataatttttgttaaagtTACACCGAAGAACATGAAAAAGTGGTGTTTGGCATTTTTCTCgtaaattttgaggttatgttgaaaaatacatagaacaaaagttgcttgtttttttaatatctacaaCTTTTACGTTCAATGTTATTAGAAAAATTGCGAACCTAAGCCGGAAATCGCAAGGCAAATTTTTCACCCCTATAAACCACCCCCACCAACCcccattcaatttttttttcctcCCGATCCACTTCCCTTCAAGTACTTAAACGAATAATTACAAAATAAAGTATGCATAATgctgttaaattttttttatctcgaAACAGGATCTACCCTGGCCTAATAGGTGAAGGCGCACAGTAATTTAATGCACAAGGGCGCCAAGTGTGTTTGGCGCGGGCCTGTcccttgtaattttttaattaatttaaattgtttaaatttagttttaaaatgtacttttttacagtcttacttttaatttttttagatcgAAACTAATAATTCCATTGTTGCCCTTTCACATAGAAAAAACAGAGTTTGGGATAGAAAGAATTTCTGTCCAATTTGTTTCGTAGAAGTGAGTCATTTTGCAAGACATTTGGAAAGAAATCATGCTGACGAAAGTCGAGTAAAAAAGATTTTATCTTTTCCAAAAGGATCTAATGAAAGGAAAACCTTATGGGATTATTTACGCAAGGAAGgaaattttcatttgtttagagaAGAAAAAAAAGTGGTGGCTGTTCGAAGGCCCACGGAAGCCCAAGCATTAGACTTTGACGATTTTGTTGTTTGCGAAAACTGTTCtggggtgtacaaaaaaaattttttctataaGCATGctaaaaaatgccaagaaaaacaCACTGGTACAAAGTGTGGGCGACTAAATGCCTTAACTCAATCCCAAACATTTTTAGCGGCTTCTCGCTGCCAAAACAGTTTTTTATCACAGTCAAGATTAAAGAAAGAGGTATTTTGCATTATGAAAGCAGATAAAATAAGCGCCACcgcaaaaaatgatattttaatatgtttattcGGGGAAACCCatcttaaaaaacataaaagaaagCAAATTGTAACAGTAACGTCCAACAAAATGAGAGAATTAGCAAGACTTTTGATTGCTCTTAGAGAGTTCACACCTGTTCAGAACCTAATTGATGCTATGAAACCAGAATTATTTGACGATTTAGTTACGGCCACAAAAGTAATTTCGGGATTTAGTAATGCCGATAAAAGCTTTAAATCTTCATCATTAGCACTTCATATGGGTACCACTTTAAAACAAGTGTGCGATATAATTAATCgaatgattttaaaaaaaatcccCATTATTTACCTTTAAAAACCCTAATGAGGAAAAAAAAGCATTCGAGATTTAAAAACATTATTAGAGACCAGTTGGGCCAATGAAATTTCTTCATTAGCCCTTAAAACAATGAAAGAACAGCAATGGGAAAAACCCCAAATACTTCCGGTGACAAGTGACGTAATTAAGTTtaataattttgtcaaaaatcAGGTTGAAGACAGtgccaaaaaattaaacaaactttTAGAAAAGGAGGGGAAACAAAATGACAAAAATGATTTACTTCCTTTATATAAAACCTTAGCAAAAGGAATAATGGCCCTTCTTTTAATACTAAATAGAAAACGCATCGGTGAGATTCAATACCTTGAAATTTCTACTTACAAAAGATCATTTGCGGAGCCCAGTGTTCAAAAAGAAATTGCTGAAAGTTTAACTGTTTCAGAAAAACTATTGTGTAGAAACTTTAGAAGAATTATTACAGGTGGAAAAGGTAGCAAACCTGTAGCTATTTTAATTTCTCCTTTTTTAAACGAGAAAATTGAGCTGATGATTAAAATAagggaaaaaataaaattaattccagaagataataaatacatatttgcAAATCCAAATTCGTCGAAAGGTTGGTTTCATGGAACAAGTGTAATTAAACAATTTGCAAAAAACTGTGGGGCAAAGGATCCCAACTCTCTAACTTCTACCAAATTTCGAAAACAGACTGCAACAATTTTACAGATTATGGACATTAATAATACTGACATGGAACAATTGGCCATTTTTATGGGCCATACAAAAAAAACCCATGAAGAATGGTATAGGTAAGCCAATCTTGTTAAAGtggtttattattatattagcaTAATTAATAGTTGTAATATTTTTTAGACTTCCTCAAGATCTATACCAGACTGCAAAAATAGCCAAACTAATGATCGCTTTGAATAAAGGTGATGTTAATATTTACAAAGGAAAGAGCTTAGACGATATCAATATAGAAGAAAATGACTACTTGGAAATTGAAAACATAGAAACAGAAGTAAATGAAATAAATGAAAAAGGTAGAATTAGTGTACTCGCATTGGTAATTGCCTAAAAGTTTAATAATCCATTTTTTAGAATTAACAGAGCCTACTCATTCTTGGAGTCCTAAAAGTAATTTTAGCGATGTAACCGACGAAAAGATTGAACAAGCTAATAAAAATGGTAGGTAAAAGATTATTATAAACGAAGTCTTAAAAAATCATtacaataaatgttataaatgaaaaaaaaaaaagatgagtAGCTCCTAACTTTTAAAAGCAGTTTTCTACTTAAAAGTAACAAATaactaattattattaatttgcagAAAAAGTTTCGTCGAAGGGTAAAAGAAAGTTATTTACCGATGAAATGACGCATCCAATGCAAAATAATAAAGGTAAAGCAGTTTTAATAAGAGTATATCGAAAAAATGCATgtattatttgatttttttagttaCAAAAAGAAAGGAGGTGCCAACTACTGAAAAAACCGAAAGCACTTCAAATGGTAATTTCTTTAGATAACTATTACTCTGCTACTCGTAATacaattgttttaatttaataatacatttattacctaataggatttaaaaaatatttattcgtaaaaaactctaatataataattttatttgtaaaaggACAATTACctgtttttgttaaaattaaaaatgctttccaaattttataactaatttacggcatattttttgttacaatttttaagtattattttttttctacaaccgtgttaaaaatgcaatttttagcactccatgcgtgcgttaaaaatgctactttaaggcactagtgctttaaaatatttttaaggcactgcagttcgtattgaccgtatacgccctgagcttcgctggtggcgctcctggcggattactaattcaactttcaccggtaatttttaaatttattatttaattgttatcgcttaatatttacaacgcaaaaaattaattaaattgtaatcgatttttttaagattttgctaatcattttgacgttctattgataaaatatgaatttcttactttggatactttcacaattatcgtgtagatggcgctaagattaatttatagttacatattacggaacattaaaaaatttaaattcagtatttaaaacgtaaatatatttaaggtaaaaatatataccacagctttgaccaactaatattttttttataattaatgtttttacttttaattttaaattaatcactttgacatttatgtcaaatttccggtaaaggtttacagacttgccactattggcgctcgcgaatttgtaaatatcccctctacgtacgagctcacagcgtatagacaattttgatgtaatgtcaaaaaatataaaaatggaatgtcagtcaagttcaagtaaaagtttttgtagatattgttctgtaattacgtttgtagaaaaaatattgtatgatatgcgtgttaaaaagtacatttttaaggcactcatgtgaattgcagaacttgctatagctcattctgcaaactttcacatgcgtgccttaaacgtgtacttttaacacttatatcataaataactatttatgtATTAACTTTTTTTAGCGATTGCAAGGCACCGATGGACCGAAAAGGACAAACAAACTATGCTTAAATACTTTACAAGATTCATAAAAGAAAAAAGGGTTCCGAAAAAAGCAGACGtacagaaatttaaaaaaaataaagctggAGAAAACTTTCAATCAATTGATTGGGTAAAAATTAAAACGTTTGTTTACAATTCTTACAGAGTGTAGTTTTTGTgaagttttttattaaataacgTGTTTCTAAACATTTGTGTTTTAATTCGATTTcgtttgatatatatttttcggTAAAAATTCATTTAATCTAGCAAATCagattcttaacaaaaatatgattaataaaatagtatcttatattatataaaattcttGTGTCATAAAGTACGTTCCCAAACTCCTCTGAAACGGTTCGACCGATTTTTATCCCCCTAGATGATAAGGGTTGTCCACccctaaaacattttttggacttgtattttattatctttttataatgtggattaaaaaatacatacaactttaaattttttcatcgcacaaacgtttttttttccaACTTAGCGGTATTAAAGAATGGCGGGAGCCCTTCTTTAATCCAATACAAAATCCCACCGAATACAACCAATACGTAATCAATAATCTGGTGAAAAGTAGCCTGCTGACAAAATATAATCAGTCCCGCGATTCTGCTTCTCGGCTACACGATTTACGCCGTCTTTAAATATGGCGGACAGTCGTTCTTTTTGAATCGCGGCCCTGGCTAAAATAAAGTTCAAATGAAATTCCTTTAGTAAATTATAACAAAGCAATGTTGCCGGGTTTTGGGTCTCGCATATAATGTTTGATCAATCTGGGTCTCGGATGGACATACAGCTTACATACAGTCTACCTGTGCGCCGCCTATGGTGCGTTTCTATGAACTAAATTCCATATATTTTGCGATAGCAAACAGACTTCcgagtccaaaaaaaattttttgttgatcAGTTTTTTTGGATAAGTTGGACCTTCTGCAACCGATATACACGATAAAACCATGCGAGTCCCGCTGAAGGGTCTCGCATGGTCAAAACGGGTCTCGGACGGTGCGCAACATATGGCAAAATGGGACTCACATGGCCGGTGTGTacgtctatatatatatatatatatattttttttttttttgatataccacacgctcttcttagataatccatttctactacttccttcctttttctatcttttttcgtgatttTCCACACTTCTGTCCCATAaatcataataggctctaccataCAGGAGATCTTAGAATATTTACCACTTTttttttttgccctgctgcgttctgttttcgatATCTCTTGTGacagtgccttctttagatattagagatccgagatatttatattctttacatgtttttgtggttctaatttctttagataatccatttctacaacttccttccttttttctatcttttttcgtgatttGCCACACTTCTGCCCCATAAATCATAATATCTCTACCACGGTACGCTAGATTGTCAATTTCATtttcttatatctttagaccatacAGGAGAGCTTAGAATATTTACCGCTTTTTTTTGTcctgctgcgttctgttttcgatgtctcttttggtagtgccttctttacaTATTAGAGATCCGAGATAGttatattctttacatgtttttgtTGTTCTAATTTCTACATCTGGAACTTCTTCATCATCCTCTTAATCCCCTATCATAAAGATATTGATGCCGCTTATTTAtgtcaaacattttttttgtcttataatacctttagaccatagtagagagcttagaatatTTACCGCTttttttttgccctgctgcgttctgttttcgatgtctcttttggtagtgccttctttacatattagagatccgagatatttatattctttacatgtttttgtggttctaatttctacaTCTGGATCTTCTTAATTATCTCCTATCAtaaagatactctgtctttgacatattcatattgaggtctcatttttcatattctttatGTATTCTTCTAAACATATAGTCTGTCTTcttcatcattcgctacgactacctgatcatctgcgaaAAACAAGGTTGCTAGATATTTACCACCGCCtctgtctattcccattccggataattgtttcctccactgctctagctaTGATTGAATATATTTTGAATAAAGTCGGAggcagacaacatccttgtttaaacTACTTTGTTATTGGAAATGATTCACATATacagtttccttctttaacgacatttcttgtgcatttatttacctattttaattgtaatgtatgaaaaatattagtatttgtataTACGGGGTGGCTCACGAATTTACTCGTGAAATAGAAGTTATAAAATAAGGAAATTTTAAAAGTCCAGATTAGAAATTTTCGTTGGAATTACTCTAGTGTGTGAAAATATTAGTACTTGTATATACCGTGTTGATCAAAAAAATTACTTATAGACGAAAGAATGGAAGACTTCTGTATAATAGTGGACATTTGACTAGTTTATTTGAAAGAACAATAATAAGTAGGCTGGTGACGAGCAGTTGATGTTGGGCTTGCGTATTTGACACCTCATACGTCACAATCGAACCGATAATAGGTCACGTTTAATGTttcacgtcaaatgtcacgtcctTCGTCAACCGAcacgtcctacgtcaaatgtcacgtcattcacgtcacgtcattcacgttctgcgtcgaatttcacgaaGGCACAGACGATCACAGAGCGGTATAAGGGGTCAGCAGAGTGTAGCAGAGCGAAGCAGAAGGTAATAGAGATTAGCAGACGGTAGCAGAAGATAGCAagtcgaatgtcacgtcattcacgttcaaatgtcccgtcctacgtcaaatgtcacgtcattcacgtcacgtcattcacgttctgcgtcgaatttcacgtcattcaggtcacgtcattcacgacacgtcattcacgtcactcattcacgttcaaatgtcacgttctgcgtcgaatttcacgtcattcacgtcacgtcatttacgtcctacgtcacatgtcacgtcattcacgttcaaatgtcacgttctgcttcgaatttcacgtcattcacgtcacgtcatttacgtcctacgtcacatgtcacatcattcacgtcacgtcattcacgttctgcgtcgaatttcacgtcattcacgtcctacgtcgaatgtcacatctctacgtcaaatgtcacgttctgcgtcgaatttcacgtcattcacgtcatatttcacgccaaatgccacgttctgcgtcaaatttcggacggaaaactgaacaatgtcatataaatgtcacgtcatacgtcaaatgtcacgttctgttaggcactatacggaaaagaagaagaattaacaaacgaaaagaagaagaattgacagttggcttctgtgtcgttaccgctttcatttgacaccccatacgtcaaaatcggaccaatgacaacaaagatgtcgaatgtcacgttctgttaggcactatacggaaaaaaagaagaattgacagacgaaaagaagaagaagaattgacagttagcTTCTGTGTtgccaccgctttcatttgacaccccatacgtcaaaatcggaccaatgacaacaaagatgtcgaatgtcacgttctgttaggcactacacggaaaagaagaagaattgacaaacgaaaagaagaagaagaattgacagttggcttctgtgtcaccgccgctttcatttgacactccATACGTcacaatcggaccaatagcaacaaagatatgctgtaatgccgttttgccactgccgccatctttgttttttgtctcaacttattcgttaccccctccacgttccgacgagccctcttacgtcaaaatcggaccaatagaaacgaagatatgacgtaatgcccttttggcactggcgccatctttgtttttgtctcaacttattcgttaccccctccccgttccgacgagccctcttacgtcaaaatcggaccaatagaaaagaagatatgacgtaatgcccttttggcatattccgatgcgcacgccacatactacgttcaaccccctttttcatcccctttccaacgatacgtcacacgtcatcctacgttaagccgtttggcatttattaatatttaagggttgcgatttaggggatgtgccagaacgcaggttgtctatctactatcttataaggttatttaaaattaacttaaaacatattattctatataGATTGTCCTAATGATATTACACTGAGACAACAGgagatttgcgaatcgaggacgAAAACTACTGGTGGCTTTTGGTCATACAGTctctcattctacaagagacgtgagagaagtgttttcacaactcgatgaagaaacaggtagtttgcgccttcgaataaatgaagaaaagacgaaatgCATGtaagtaaccaaaaatccaagaccaaaaGTTAGATACAACATGCTAGTAACGAAAAATCCAAgtccaagagttaggcagaacataactattaatgccCACAACTTAGAaatagtaaaagagtttaa
Proteins encoded in this window:
- the LOC126889490 gene encoding uncharacterized protein LOC126889490 produces the protein MKEQQWEKPQILPVTSDVIKFNNFVKNQVEDSAKKLNKLLEKEGKQNDKNDLLPLYKTLAKGIMALLLILNRKRIGEIQYLEISTYKRSFAEPSVQKEIAESLTVSEKLLCRNFRRIITGGKGSKPVAILISPFLNEKIELMIKIREKIKLIPEDNKYIFANPNSSKGWFHGTSVIKQFAKNCGAKDPNSLTSTKFRKQTATILQIMDINNTDMEQLAIFMGHTKKTHEEWYRLPQDLYQTAKIAKLMIALNKGDVNIYKGKSLDDINIEENDYLEIENIETEVNEINEKELTEPTHSWSPKSNFSDVTDEKIEQANKNEKVSSKGKRKLFTDEMTHPMQNNKVTKRKEVPTTEKTESTSNAIARHRWTEKDKQTMLKYFTRFIKEKRVPKKADVQKFKKNKAGENFQSIDWVKIKTFVYNSYRV
- the LOC126889472 gene encoding uncharacterized protein LOC126889472, which codes for MENRSKKILELALDENNKKKDYSNANKMGKSYFGPPSKTKQNAKKKTELLEPNVKILSNVNLKEKIDNYLQTITTPFFFECQENKIDESTLSESKNNVETPFNKYDKEKKQDHLKPKANILLEPDVKLNDNTDNDSQPLNKTLDLYEFQENDLEEKASKSPEYDKLEEKTYTPLKAVNFDCYPILTKIDTNLNTDHRDYEDNEDFSESRDTSSYVPETEIESEGGEEETIIPIFKTINVTCPESTLTKDEPSEKPHISNIETNNSIVALSHRKNRVWDRKNFCPICFVEVSHFARHLERNHADESRVKKILSFPKGSNERKTLWDYLRKEGNFHLFREEKKVVAVRRPTEAQALDFDDFVVCENCSGVYKKNFFYKHAKKCQEKHTGTKCGRLNALTQSQTFLAASRCQNSFLSQSRLKKEVFCIMKADKISATAKNDILICLFGETHLKKHKRKQIVTVTSNKMRELARLLIALREFTPVQNLIDAMKPELFDDLVTATKVISGFSNADKSFKSSSLALHMGTTLKQVCDIINRMILKKIPIIYL